The sequence TGGAAATGCTTGGAAATTTATGAAAGAAGGTTAAACTTgaagaaaatgaattgaaaGATGTAATTGTAATAAAGCTACCACAGTTTTctgaagaaatgaaaagaagcaGATGGCATTTTTATGATAAATCTCCACCTGCAGTCAGGTGTAGGCCACACCATAGATGTTCTAGACGATGTGGATCGAGCACCCTTTCATATACCTGTCTGCACCAAGTTGACACTTGTTTGCCCTTCTCTGTCTTCGATTGCGATAGCGATTTGAATAAGAAAGTGGTGAATTCGTGGCAATCTCTCGAGACACTCCTAAAAAGATATCAGAATAACGTGCACCGTCTCCAAATCTTTGAGCAAACGTATAAAGTAACAggtatattcaaaatttatgaTCATTTTAAGTAATGTCCAAACGACATGAATTGTAGACGGTTCACAAACTCTCGTTCGTGTTTCGACCACGTGTTTCACATGACTAATCGGTTCTATGAATGAATGCTACGTTGATATTAACCAGGATTTCACAAAGGTAAAGAAACCACCAACTCTTTCTTGATATCTAGACTTGTGTATGCTGCAATCTCCTGCACTCCACCCTATCTGGACAATGGATAAATATTTGCactgtttaaataaatattattaaaataaatattgtattaggtgtacaaattaattcggtgccttttctttttttaattaatggcttatttttaataataaattattaaatttatcgttcgcgccatttttcaaattcacaaaagcgcgggaaaatatttgaatttaaaatagtaaccaagaaagtgtaatattaaaggtaccgaattaatttgtactatttaaaagaaacaaatatttctaCCAATGTCCACATGGTATACTGTACTCTGTGGCTATTTAAATGTAATCCCACCCTTTGGTTGCCTCATCAAGCTTTATTATGTgctctttctatttctttctttctcagtATTGTCTCTCCTTACGACGACCGTGATCGTTATAAACCACAGGATAAATGGATCAAACGAAATTCtaaaaaatacttaataaaatGATCCATCGATCCTGTTggtataatattgaaattagaaTTTCCTTCGAGCACAGTCAATTCAATCTCCTCCAGAGGAGTCATTGATTGATTGTGAGACGAAGGAAATGTGCAAGATGGTTTTAAAAGAAACGAAATGAGATTGATGTTTCTTGAATTTAGGTACACTCCTTCTACACGGGGCCAGTAATGCCCTCGAACGGTGGTCGTCGAATGTCCACGGGGGCAGGAATGCAGTCGGTTGGCAGTAGATTGTCCAGTCAAACCCAGTCGTCGCATTATGGTAGTTACGGTCAGCACACTGGCAGTGGAAGAATAATGCCTAGAAGCGGTTCGGATCAGCATTTGCCTCGAGTCGACTACACCAGCATCACTACACCTGCTCGACACACTCTTCTTAGATCCAGCTTGAAGTCGGGTCCGTTGACAGACTAACTTAGAGGAAGAATCTTGTGAAATATACCTGTTCGTTGTTTATGGTCCTCTGTTCCGCCTAACAGGAACATCAGCGTTGAGATACAACACCAGATATGGCACCCAAGGGGACAGTACAACGTCGGCCCAAAGGCAAGGTCAGTTCGGCACCCTGACAAGGAGGCATCGACCCTCGTTGGACTACGCGTCCGACACCGAGGCAACGTGTTCCAGTTCACCGAAGTCTGCGTACTATTACTACAGGCACAACATGAATAATCCATCTCAAAGCAGTGCTGTGTCGCACCTTGCCACCCTCTCCAGGTCGCAAATTGGTCAGAGTTCCTCCGGTCAGTTGTAttgcaaagaaatattttttgatagcATGCAGTTGATAGGGTTAGTATAAATGTATGGGTTCATATGTTGTAGGTCTGAGATCAAATTCGTTGCCTCGCAGTGGCAGAACGTTGCCTCAGCAACCTGGTCTTAGATCTGGACTTAGTACGGTAGCATCAGGACTGATAGATCAGGAAGACAGCGATGGAGCACTGTCAGCACCTGAATTACCTTCCATCAGACGTGACAGAGGTAACAGTGATTAAGTCATCATAGGTTATCGTTAAGTTAACGTTTGGATTTGAACAATAGGAAGAATACCGTCATCACCCAGTGTGTTCACATCGGATGAATACAGAGCATGGCTGAGTAGAACGCCAAGCACCagtgcgttgtacgaacagatCAGAGCTACTACGGCTAGACCACCGCGTTACACTTATAGTGCAGAAAATATTCATGCAGCTGCGAATCAAGTAAGTAAATATGTGGCAACAAATTAAATGGTTAgtatttaaatctattttcggtcagtattttattaccaaaatggtcagtataaaaatactaaactgTTAGGTTAGTACATAAATGGCGAATGGtcagtataaaaatactaaactgTTAGGTTAGGTCAGGTTAGGTTAGTACATAAATGGCGAATGGTCAGTATGGAAGGATACTGATACAAAAATTAACcaaaattcctttctttttaattaaatttatataaatttttttttaaataaaataaatattattaatcaaATAGAATAAGGAACAGTGATAATAgtaggaaaaattaaaaaaattattctccAAAGGATTTAAATACTGACCAGTAAAATACAAGCCTAaatatatttcttcatctttaaAGTAATTAATGATTTCTTCTTGTGCAGGGTGAATATGGAAGTTACGGCGGGTACAGACCACTCTCCAGCACGCTCGATCGTCTCTCGACGAGGTCAGCCTCGGCTCAACAAGTGAACCTAGCCAATCTGAGAGCATCGACAGCGATCAGTTCAACGTGCCATCGTGGAACGACGAATCCAAGACCGGCCTCGGTTGCGTCGAGTGCTCGTACATCGTTGACGAGTCAAAAGCCATCGTTGAGTAGCTCAGCCACTCAGAGGGCGACCTCGGTTAGGAGAATCAGGAACTTACTGGACCTAGAGTCCACGAGAAGCATACCCACCCCAACGCCTACCAGAACTCAGGATCAAAGACTGCTAGATATTAATCCTGCAGGTGAGCAGGCTGATTCTCGAAGTATTAAGTAAGATAATTCTACTTTTCGTCGCTTTTCTTCTGCAGAGTTCctcaaatataaaatagaaaaaccgCCAACTGTAGGGACTCCGAGCTCGACCAGCTCTCTCTTGAGTTCGCTCGGGGAAACGAGTAGCGGTGACCTGGCTGGTGGTATCAGTGGATTGCTATGGGTCCATCTTCTTGCTGGACGTGGTCTTCGTTCGACGACGTCCTCTTCGGCAGCTACCACACCCTCGACACCATCAGGTCAGCCTAATTTAGGTACGTTCGGGAGTATGCACCTCCTTTAGACTACTACTCCTTCGCACACTAGGATCTTTTTCATCTAACTTCATTGGTAACATTCGTATCAGTACATTGATCGCCACTTAGGTCCTTTTTCCTTAAACTCTCGAATGTTAGCAGAAAGTTAATTTGAAATAGAAGTGAAATAAAGCCAGCAGGAAACATGAGTTGGAAATGCAACGCCAAAAGTTCTCtattgtttaaaaatcataCAGCTAGCTGTGGCTTAAGAGACTTGTATTGCGTGCTGGAGTGCGACAGGGTGCACAAAGCAAGAACAGTGGTGCGAACCGGTGACCTGATGTTCGACTGGGACGAGACCTTCGAGCTGGACCTCGTTGGCAACCGGCAACTGGACCTGCTCGTCTATTCCTGGGATCCTCAGTATAGGCATAAACTTTGTTACAAGGGCTCGGTGCACCTAGCGAGCCTCCTGAAGGAATCGCCTCTTCAACAGCTGGCTGTCAAGGTCGAGCCACGTGGCACGATCTACTTAAGACTGCGATACATTGATGCTCAGCAAACGTTCCGAAGGAGAGGACTTCCAGTCATATCTTTGGCCACCAGAGTTGCACCTCTCTTTGGAGTTGATCTTGACACAGTGGTGAGTGATCTTTTCAGGTCTTTCAGTTATTAAATCTTTCATGTATCATTTGGAATGTTACTTTGACTTCAGGTGAGCCGAGAGAGTAAAACTGGCGGAGTTCCTGGAGGTGTTTCCACCGCCCTGGCGATGGGTGTTCCAAACGTACCTATAATTGTCTGGCGCTGCGTCGAGGAAGTTGAGAGAAGAGGTCTCGATATCATCGGTTTGTACAGGCTTTGTGGATCAGCGACCAAGAAGAGGATACTTAGAGAAGCCTTTGAAAGGAATGCTCGTTCAGTGAATCTGTCACCTGATAATGTACCAGATATCAACGTTATTACTGGTTATTTTCTTCAACAAATAACGCTCTACAGCAGACCTGTCTGACCTGTGGCCCACGGGCCACTCGTGGCTCCTTCCCCCACCACGGAGCTCGAGCTTGGCCCCTCCCACTCTTCCAGGTGGTGTCCCGACTCTTCCAATATTTGACGCGTATTCCCTGGTCCTAGGAAACCGCTGCCCCAATACTGACACTACTGGATGGTGGGGGAAGTCTGAAGCAGTGGCTCTTTCCCTTCTAGCAGATAGAAATCTTCAAAAGACACCCCCTActcccctggggaggggccgggggTAGTGTGGGATTAGTGTGATACTCCACGGTGGTCTGCACTGGGGCTGTAGGAAAGACCCCGGGACCCCCCCTCGTCGTGGGCGAGGGTCTaccctttgaccctcccccgtGTAGCAGTTAGACAGGCCTGCTCTACAGATCAATTTCAATAGacatttaatttatgataatcTGTCCTCAGGTGTGCTGAAGGATTACCTACGAGAACTTCCTGAACCACTTTTCACAAAGTGCCTCTACCAAATGATGGTCGATGCACTGGCCGTCTGTTTACCAGATGATCCACAAGGCAGCGCCAAACTCATGTTCAGTATACTCGACTGTTTGCCAAAAGTGAACAGGGTTTGTATCTAACCAGAGAACAATCAGATTTCATAAATCTGTAAAATATTGCTTTACACTGTTCCATTTCTTTGAATAGTGCACATTAATTTACTTGTTGGACCACTTGGCAATGGTGGTGTCGCAGTGCAACAAAATGTCACCAGCAAGTCTGGCAGTCTGTTTCGGGCCAGTTTTGATGTTACATTCCGAGGAGAATGGGCCACCGTTAGACTTCCAACAGCCAATAGCTGTACTCAAGTATCTCCTTGAAATATGGCCCGTTAAGTCAGGTAATGTCGTCATTCCTAACAATATATTTTCTTGAAACTAAACTCCGGGGTAGAAAATGATTGCGAAATGATCTCAATGAAGAATCGTTCCGATCAAACAATTGTACCGTGAGAATAAGAGCCGAATAATCAGTCGCTCATTTCACAGACAGTTCGGAAGATTTCTTCAGTCGCTTCAGCGCTTCCTCGAGTTACGCAACAAGCAGAGCACAACAACAGTCAACACCAAATGCAGCAGcatcagcagcagcaacagcagcagcaacaggtGCCGCATCAAATGCAGGGAACATTGGGACGAACAGGGCTGCCCTGGCAGCAGCAACACTCACTTCATCAACAGCCCCCAACTTCAACAGCCGCGGTTCTCGCGGCCTCCACTCGTCCTCCACCACCGGTCAAGCCTCGACAGGTTAGTGCTCTCCCACTACTCTCGCTTTATCTCGGCGACGTTCGTTCCAATCTTTCACCAACCTCTTCTTCCCTCCTCTGTAGACGTTCCACTTTCTTCATTGACGCCTTAAGTAAGTAAAGAATACGTACTTGGAAGAACACATTTCGCAAAACATTTGTACAGAGGATGGACAGGAAAGGAAGGTCAAAGATACAACTTTCCTGGTTTTCGTTtcacatattataaaaattgtaaattaagaAGAGAAATACCAGGAAAGTTTAATGAAACGCTTCAAGAAATTCGACAACAGTCTTCGCTTTTTCTATCCGTGTATCACATGCATTATATATATCTGAAGCGTGTTGTGAACAGCATGATAGGCAAAGTATAAAGACTCTGTTCATTCCCTTTTGTTTCGCTTCGCAGAACAAATCCCGACGCGCTTTCATAATCTCGGATCAGTGAAACGTTCGTTCCATTCATTTACTCATTCATTCATGCATACGTTCCATTCATTTACTCAGCTCATATCGGTTCCAGGTTCACGTGTAGCTCTCTCggcgatctttttttttttttatgttaatcACCAGTTGTTGCAGACTGTTCGCTATGCACCTAAACTACAAACGAATCCTACTGCTTTCCttgaaagatgaagaaaattaaGAGAACATTTGATCaatcaatttcatttgaaaaattgagCTTGTTCTGCCTGGCAAACAATTTGCAAAGAAACGATGTCGCGTGTTGTATCCGTGTAAATAAAACGCCTCCGTGCATGTCTCGATGTCAGTTCTTGTACATTTATATTTGGGTGCAACGATGAAGATACCGGTTGCTTTATGATTTTCGTTTCTCTTTGCCGCcagtctctctctttctctctctctctctcgacgtCTTTCTTATTATATAGTGACGATTTACGTTGTCTTCTTTATCTTTTTTCGTTTGGGCACGTATTCTTCAGAGCAAGCGCAAATTGCCGGCTCTACCAAACCGCTGACAGCACAGAGACGCCGCTTCTTGCACAGGTATTATCGTTATTATCGTTTTCATTCGCGTTAAATCAGCCTTTAGTTATCATTATCATATTGCATGGCCCGAATATTCAGATATCAGAGAACCAATCTATACACTCATTCATCTGTCACCTTCCATTCTACTTTATTTGCACAGAGTCTGCGTGGGTGGTTCCAAGGAATTGTGTAAAAATGTACGGGACCATTGAAGAAATGCAATCCACTCAAACGATTACCAAAGATTCTACGCTGTATACAATTTAAACCTAAGAAACCAAATAACCGTCTAATTAAAACACAAAGTAACTTGTTATGTTTACTCTGTCTATCAGTTGGTTGATGTACAAGCGTTCATGCACAGAGTTTAGAGTACTCTTACAATGTACTTTCACCTCTCGTCGCATAGATGTTtacttaattaaaattggaacgAAGAGAAAACATAGGGAAAGTGGTCCTTCTTAAGAGTAGCAAGCGTAGAGTGTTAAGtagtttattttaattgacCTACCACTCAACTTTTGACAACACTCTAAATCAGTCTGAGAGATCATTAGTACACCTAGAACGGTGGTAATTGCGCCATGAGTGTGTTGCATCTTGAATTCGGTTTTATATTCACCTTTTTTATGTAAGACTATGAATTACCTGTGCATTATTGAAACTGTATTCAAGTACACAATATTCTTTGAGTTCTCAGATATCCTTGTCCAACGAACACACAAATCTTAACCCTTCGTCGATGAATGCAAGAATGCCAAAGTATAGTATGCAAGATGAGACACTTAAATGACTAATTCTACTTTTAACCATGTAACAATGTTAATTTAAAGCATCTCATATTCTCTTTAGATACAGTTCAGTTCCGCTTCATCATCGCCATTCAAAGACAAAAACATTTTGTTCAACAAGAAGTCTCATTTTGGCTTCAAGAATCCTTCAGCGGAGCTTTCACCATAGAAACATTTGCATCCACCTTGCACACATAATCATGAAAATCTTCTTCCATGAAAATACAGAACTCTTTGCACATTAATTTCATAATCATCCTTCGTCACAAGAATAGACACGTTTCTTATTGGGTTTTGAAATCTAACGCTTCGGTcagagtgcaaagggttaatatactTTCACACACAGCTTCCTGTTTGAGTCGAAGAAGCTTGCATGACTAATGGAAAACGACGCTGGCGATACGGCGTCTCTGTTTGCATAGGTGATAGTCTCGTCTCCCGGTTCACCTAGCAGCGAGGAGTCGGAAGCCTCGCCGGAGCCAATTAACAAGAGCCTCATGGGTGGCCTGGGACTCGAGAAGGGCAACGAAGGGGTCACGACCAACTCAGCTGGCCCTGGAACAGAACAAATCACTCCGTCAAGCAGCGTCGACACCGAAGAGGGAAATACACCGCATCAGGAAGAAGGCGAAAAAGGCGTGGAGGGCGACGCTGAAGCCAGCGACGACGATCGACACCAGCACGTACCCAAGACGCATTAGAATCTTCTTCAAATACACGAGGATCGAGTCGGGGGTGCGCGTCCTGAATAGTTTGAATGTCTCACTTTCCATTCATCGTTTGAACAACCTTTCGATACTTTTCAAGGGTCAAACTTCGTTTTAGAGGAGCAGAAATTAACGGTTCCAAAATATGTAGtcttgtagtttttgacctgaaacattcgaaaatgcaagttaaaaatggttttaaaaatacaattgtGTAAAAATGTACGTATTTATTGATGTTTGACAGGTCAGTACGACGCCATATTGTTTCTACGCATTCTCTGATTGGTTCGCTGTAATGACTAACTTCCgcttactttatttaaaaacatattgCTTCTTGATTGCTGCTATCAAAAAATCCATAAGATGTGTTTCGTTAATTTTACGAAACCTACGCCACAAAAATTCACATAGGCGATCGGTAAAGTCTTCGTCGTGGAAGCGACTCCGAAGTTCGATTTCGAATTTATGCGCGAACCAATCTGAAGATAGCTAGAAGCAATATGGCGTTGTACTAACCTGTCAAAGTACGCAAAATACACTTTCTTCAcacaattgtattttttaaaccatTAGTTTCCACGatttttaacttgcattttcgaatgtttcaggtcgAAAACTGTATTCGATACTTTCATGTGTACTAAAGAAGATTTGATACtttttattcaacaatttttgGTTCCCTAAGATGAAGTGCAGCCTTTCCTATGATTGATGCTTCAGTTTTGCCCAACGCTGATGACACTGAATACAGACACGTTTTACACGATTATTAACGAGAATTTGAAGCTTGTTAAACTAGGAGAGGATTTTGTTATTTGCAAATGATTCAGGGAAGGAAGAATGAACGTAAGTTCTTAAAACATTGTTCACCGATCAGAACTGTGTTGATTTTCAATTCTACTTTTCAAATTTACAACAACAAAGCTTTTCTTTGTTTTGAAGAAATCCTTGAATGGTGAACAAATGCGTTAAgaatttctctttcattttaattcaaCATTCTTGTGGTGTGTTGACAAAAGCTAAAGACAGGAAGAGATGTTCTTCTTTTTGATTTTCCAAAGATATTTAAACGCGTTGACTGCAATGATTTGGAAGTTTAATACATGCTGTTCTTGGAACAGCAAACTATACCAAAGACTTAAGTCTGATATATACTATATTCAACATTATCGAGTCAAGTGATTTCTTCTTTGAGAATATTAGTGCATTGTTGGCTGTGTTAGGGAATTTTCTTTGTTGTACGATGTGTtgtgtttggaaatatttatacGTGTTTTTTCTGGCAGTCAGCGCATCAAGTTACATGTATGCTCTTCTAAAAGGATACGTTCAAACGATAACGAACGTGCAACTATGATAAATCAAGGCTGAATTTTGTCGCCAGACGCACAATAAAAGCGACCATTGTTTTCCAAACGTGGAACGATACGCATAATGGGACCACTGCGAATATTCGTTAAAAAATCTTCGCGATTAAAGAATATCTAACGCTGAAATTGACGATCTGACGACCGACTGGAAGCCTTTTACATGTTcttcataaaaattcatttgataATCATTCACCGGTGAGATATCTGTCGAGTAACACACCAAAGAAAACTGCTAACTAACGTTACAGTGATGTTCATGGAAGGATTTCACTCTTTGGCTGCAAAGTACGTTGTCTTTTCACAGTTATCATAACTGTAATCGATGAACAGGTTCCTAATTTATAAAAGTTTGCACAAAATTCCATTATTATACATATGAATCTTCTTTCGAAGAAGATAAACTGAGTTACCGCTCTAAAAGAGAACACAATTCTTTCTTTTCACAGCTGAAGAGTTCGTTGTAAGTCTGACGCATCTTTCTTCAAGcacaaatatcgtagaagaaaatataaaaccATGTAAAGTTCTTTTCTACATTGAAGATCCCGCCAAAGCTTCTCTCAGAAGACCAGCATTGATTGGAGTGATACGATTGATGAGCAGAAACTGAAGAAACAGAAAGGAACGTACAGGGAACATCTGAGATCGTCCCATGTGTCTTGGAACTGCACAAATTTACAAAAAGCgactgaaaaataaattatccaaattattaaaaaattctctaAACAAAGGGACGGAGACGAGTGTTTGGTTAGACCCAACGATTCACCGCGCACACCCTCAGCTCAAAGAGGCACATCGCTTCTGCAGTTGATCTTTCAATGAAATTCAAGGTATTTCCCGGCTGCTCGAGGTTCAGAGATCATAATTTAAACAGTTCCGGTACGTTTCTTCACCGGCTGCAGAAGAAAGGCGACAAAGACTGATCACACTGAAGGAATAAAAGAGAACGGTGCACGAGGGGGGAGGGCAGGAAAGCGAAACGAGGAAGAAATATGAGAAATAACGTAAACACATAACAAAACAAATTACACAAACACAACGGTCGATTTATATACAATatactatataaatatatatatatacatattatatatacacacataggCTAGTTACGATATACATGTgcttttgataaaaaattattacttgTAGAGGTTAGCTAGCCCTCGTATACAGAAACACGATGGAACTGCTGAAGTACACGACGCCTGCGTCCACGTA comes from Osmia lignaria lignaria isolate PbOS001 chromosome 8, iyOsmLign1, whole genome shotgun sequence and encodes:
- the LOC117608958 gene encoding rho GTPase-activating protein 100F isoform X4 — protein: MDTGTGTKLTSIGLRTDGEIDKRKEERSWTQETALERGAEGSKGEELAAGFSEDTSNKRGCKSAAQVWMSLLSLCDRMCGSTAWLVLFTCLHGEGRGEVTDISASPGRQAPANQLRPKEPPPMVIQGDFRKVSGISTEIFKQIETVENDHDASTAAALEAVERRGEMVVRVIEPRQMGRQASEAAKKFIAMQDPKHPIHFVEIIKRPGQTLGLYIREGNGVDRNDGVFISRIALETAVYNSGCLKVGDEILAVNLVDVTHMSLDDVVIIMSIPRRLVLATRHGQHQPVSHSRQAEHKAPPVVVIKRELNEDESDHATSNHVRDGNRRRGDGREMLPSRSRLGLTGLGSSQDLGSSNGDLYYNSRPEGHWSYQPPPPPVITHQPKPSTTQHFQPYERGYPKTLESLAEKDFTKVHSFYTGPVMPSNGGRRMSTGAGMQSVGSRLSSQTQSSHYGSYGQHTGSGRIMPRSGSDQHLPRVDYTSITTPARHTLLRSSLKSGTSALRYNTRYGTQGDSTTSAQRQGQFGTLTRRHRPSLDYASDTEATCSSSPKSAYYYYRHNMNNPSQSSAVSHLATLSRSQIGQSSSGLRSNSLPRSGRTLPQQPGLRSGLSTVASGLIDQEDSDGALSAPELPSIRRDRGRIPSSPSVFTSDEYRAWLSRTPSTSALYEQIRATTARPPRYTYSAENIHAAANQGEYGSYGGYRPLSSTLDRLSTRSASAQQVNLANLRASTAISSTCHRGTTNPRPASVASSARTSLTSQKPSLSSSATQRATSVRRIRNLLDLESTRSIPTPTPTRTQDQRLLDINPAEFLKYKIEKPPTVGTPSSTSSLLSSLGETSSGDLAGGISGLLWVHLLAGRGLRSTTSSSAATTPSTPSGQPNLASCGLRDLYCVLECDRVHKARTVVRTGDLMFDWDETFELDLVGNRQLDLLVYSWDPQYRHKLCYKGSVHLASLLKESPLQQLAVKVEPRGTIYLRLRYIDAQQTFRRRGLPVISLATRVAPLFGVDLDTVVSRESKTGGVPGGVSTALAMGVPNVPIIVWRCVEEVERRGLDIIGLYRLCGSATKKRILREAFERNARSVNLSPDNVPDINVITGVLKDYLRELPEPLFTKCLYQMMVDALAVCLPDDPQGSAKLMFSILDCLPKVNRCTLIYLLDHLAMVVSQCNKMSPASLAVCFGPVLMLHSEENGPPLDFQQPIAVLKYLLEIWPVKSVRKISSVASALPRVTQQAEHNNSQHQMQQHQQQQQQQQQVPHQMQGTLGRTGLPWQQQHSLHQQPPTSTAAVLAASTRPPPPVKPRQSKRKLPALPNR
- the LOC117608958 gene encoding rho GTPase-activating protein 100F isoform X2; translation: MDTGTGTKLTSIGLRTDGEIDKRKEERSWTQETALERGAEGSKGEELAAGFSEDTSNKRGCKSAAQVWMSLLSLCDRMCGSTAWLVLFTCLHGEGRGEVTDISASPGRQAPANQLRPKEPPPMVIQGDFRKVSGISTEIFKQIETVENDHDASTAAALEAVERRGEMVVRVIEPRQMGRQASEAAKKFIAMQDPKHPIHFVEIIKRPGQTLGLYIREGNGVDRNDGVFISRIALETAVYNSGCLKVGDEILAVNLVDVTHMSLDDVVIIMSIPRRLVLATRHGQHQPVSHSRQAEHKAPPVVVIKRELNEDESDHATSNHVRDGNRRRGDGREMLPSRSRLGLTGLGSSQDLGSSNGDLYYNSRPEGHWSYQPPPPPVITHQPKPSTTQHFQPYERGYPKTLESLAEKDFTKVHSFYTGPVMPSNGGRRMSTGAGMQSVGSRLSSQTQSSHYGSYGQHTGSGRIMPRSGSDQHLPRVDYTSITTPARHTLLRSSLKSGTSALRYNTRYGTQGDSTTSAQRQGQFGTLTRRHRPSLDYASDTEATCSSSPKSAYYYYRHNMNNPSQSSAVSHLATLSRSQIGQSSSGLRSNSLPRSGRTLPQQPGLRSGLSTVASGLIDQEDSDGALSAPELPSIRRDRGRIPSSPSVFTSDEYRAWLSRTPSTSALYEQIRATTARPPRYTYSAENIHAAANQGEYGSYGGYRPLSSTLDRLSTRSASAQQVNLANLRASTAISSTCHRGTTNPRPASVASSARTSLTSQKPSLSSSATQRATSVRRIRNLLDLESTRSIPTPTPTRTQDQRLLDINPAEFLKYKIEKPPTVGTPSSTSSLLSSLGETSSGDLAGGISGLLWVHLLAGRGLRSTTSSSAATTPSTPSGQPNLASCGLRDLYCVLECDRVHKARTVVRTGDLMFDWDETFELDLVGNRQLDLLVYSWDPQYRHKLCYKGSVHLASLLKESPLQQLAVKVEPRGTIYLRLRYIDAQQTFRRRGLPVISLATRVAPLFGVDLDTVVSRESKTGGVPGGVSTALAMGVPNVPIIVWRCVEEVERRGLDIIGLYRLCGSATKKRILREAFERNARSVNLSPDNVPDINVITGVLKDYLRELPEPLFTKCLYQMMVDALAVCLPDDPQGSAKLMFSILDCLPKVNRCTLIYLLDHLAMVVSQCNKMSPASLAVCFGPVLMLHSEENGPPLDFQQPIAVLKYLLEIWPVKSDSSEDFFSRFSASSSYATSRAQQQSTPNAAASAAATAAATGAASNAGNIGTNRAALAAATLTSSTAPNFNSRGSRGLHSSSTTGQASTEQAQIAGSTKPLTAQRRRFLHRYYRYYRFHSR
- the LOC117608958 gene encoding rho GTPase-activating protein 100F isoform X3, producing MDTGTGTKLTSIGLRTDGEIDKRKEERSWTQETALERGAEGSKGEELAAGFSEDTSNKRGCKSAAQVWMSLLSLCDRMCGSTAWLVLFTCLHGEGRGEVTDISASPGRQAPANQLRPKEPPPMVIQGDFRKVSGISTEIFKQIETVENDHDASTAAALEAVERRGEMVVRVIEPRQMGRQASEAAKKFIAMQDPKHPIHFVEIIKRPGQTLGLYIREGNGVDRNDGVFISRIALETAVYNSGCLKVGDEILAVNLVDVTHMSLDDVVIIMSIPRRLVLATRHGQHQPVSHSRQAEHKAPPVVVIKRELNEDESDHATSNHVRDGNRRRGDGREMLPSRSRLGLTGLGSSQDLGSSNGDLYYNSRPEGHWSYQPPPPPVITHQPKPSTTQHFQPYERGYPKTLESLAEKDFTKVHSFYTGPVMPSNGGRRMSTGAGMQSVGSRLSSQTQSSHYGSYGQHTGSGRIMPRSGSDQHLPRVDYTSITTPARHTLLRSSLKSGTSALRYNTRYGTQGDSTTSAQRQGQFGTLTRRHRPSLDYASDTEATCSSSPKSAYYYYRHNMNNPSQSSAVSHLATLSRSQIGQSSSGLRSNSLPRSGRTLPQQPGLRSGLSTVASGLIDQEDSDGALSAPELPSIRRDRGRIPSSPSVFTSDEYRAWLSRTPSTSALYEQIRATTARPPRYTYSAENIHAAANQGEYGSYGGYRPLSSTLDRLSTRSASAQQVNLANLRASTAISSTCHRGTTNPRPASVASSARTSLTSQKPSLSSSATQRATSVRRIRNLLDLESTRSIPTPTPTRTQDQRLLDINPAEFLKYKIEKPPTVGTPSSTSSLLSSLGETSSGDLAGGISGLLWVHLLAGRGLRSTTSSSAATTPSTPSGQPNLASCGLRDLYCVLECDRVHKARTVVRTGDLMFDWDETFELDLVGNRQLDLLVYSWDPQYRHKLCYKGSVHLASLLKESPLQQLAVKVEPRGTIYLRLRYIDAQQTFRRRGLPVISLATRVAPLFGVDLDTVVSRESKTGGVPGGVSTALAMGVPNVPIIVWRCVEEVERRGLDIIGLYRLCGSATKKRILREAFERNARSVNLSPDNVPDINVITGVLKDYLRELPEPLFTKCLYQMMVDALAVCLPDDPQGSAKLMFSILDCLPKVNRCTLIYLLDHLAMVVSQCNKMSPASLAVCFGPVLMLHSEENGPPLDFQQPIAVLKYLLEIWPVKSDSSEDFFSRFSASSSYATSRAQQQSTPNAAASAAATAAATGAASNAGNIGTNRAALAAATLTSSTAPNFNSRGSRGLHSSSTTGQASTEQAQIAGSTKPLTAQRRRFLHR